A stretch of the Photobacterium sp. CCB-ST2H9 genome encodes the following:
- the lolB gene encoding lipoprotein insertase outer membrane protein LolB codes for MQKAFSPLSALTDGLMAGQRFIRSLRPARALFTGSLIILLAGCTTTPKISQITTDWETHQKALSAISAFQANGKLGYISPEQRFTANLSWKTNTGSDHLLLTNFLGSTLLKLDSQPGRAVLIDNDGKRYQGSDPAQLVLSLTHISLPINQMRDWLLGLPTGADTYQLNAENRVAYLAKEVGGQLWQLDYNAYDESVSPALPSKLVLSQGDKRIKLVISRWQTQK; via the coding sequence ATGCAAAAGGCGTTTTCGCCCCTTTCTGCGCTGACTGATGGTCTGATGGCCGGACAGCGCTTTATCCGGTCGCTCCGTCCGGCCCGAGCATTGTTCACGGGCAGCCTGATCATTTTACTGGCCGGTTGTACAACAACCCCAAAAATCAGTCAGATCACCACCGACTGGGAAACACACCAGAAAGCATTATCCGCCATCTCTGCCTTTCAGGCGAACGGAAAGCTGGGCTATATCAGCCCGGAGCAGCGCTTTACCGCAAACCTGAGCTGGAAAACCAATACGGGCTCCGATCATCTGCTGCTGACCAATTTTCTTGGTTCGACCTTGCTGAAGCTCGACAGCCAGCCGGGCCGGGCTGTTCTCATTGATAATGACGGCAAACGCTATCAGGGAAGCGATCCTGCGCAGCTGGTGCTGTCTCTGACCCATATCTCCCTGCCGATTAATCAGATGCGGGACTGGCTGCTGGGATTACCTACAGGTGCCGATACGTATCAGCTCAATGCTGAAAACCGGGTGGCCTATCTGGCAAAAGAAGTCGGAGGCCAGCTGTGGCAGCTTGACTACAACGCTTACGATGAAAGCGTCTCCCCGGCCTTACCCAGCAAACTGGTACTTTCGCAGGGTGATAAACGCATCAAACTGGTGATCAGCCGCTGGCAGACTCAAAAATAA
- the hemA gene encoding glutamyl-tRNA reductase: MTLLALGINHKTASVDLRERVAFSPEKLTEALETLAQHPEVSSGVIVSTCNRTEIYCDVSHTGPGVMIDWLSRFHDLPAEELMPSLYFHEEQAAVRHLMRVACGLDSLVLGEPQILGQVKQSYSDSRKHEVMHGMLEKLFQKAFSVAKRVRTETDIGGNAVSVAFAACTLAKQIFESMSKASVLLIGAGETTELVARHMVEHGCRKIIIANRTLERAQTLADEFGAEVISLPEIPEHIHRADIVISATASPLPIVGKGMVEKALKMRRHQPMLLVDIAVPRDVEPEVGELEDAYLYSVDDLQSIVERNREQRKVAAIQAEAIVSEESAAFMHWLRSLEAVDSIRQYRCYADEVKHDLLSRSLQALANGSSPEKVLTELSNRLTNKLIHAPTKAMQQAAQDGEPEKLAVIRETLGLDGLKE; the protein is encoded by the coding sequence ATGACCTTGCTTGCATTAGGAATCAATCACAAAACAGCGTCTGTTGACCTGCGTGAGCGTGTTGCCTTTTCGCCGGAGAAACTGACCGAAGCGCTGGAGACACTGGCACAGCACCCGGAAGTAAGCAGTGGTGTGATCGTTTCTACCTGCAACAGGACGGAAATTTACTGCGATGTTTCACACACCGGCCCGGGTGTCATGATCGACTGGCTGAGCCGTTTTCATGATTTGCCTGCCGAAGAACTGATGCCGAGTTTGTATTTCCATGAGGAGCAGGCGGCGGTCAGGCACTTAATGCGTGTGGCATGTGGTCTGGATTCTCTGGTGTTGGGAGAGCCGCAGATTCTGGGGCAGGTGAAGCAGTCTTATTCGGATTCGCGAAAGCATGAAGTCATGCACGGCATGCTGGAGAAACTGTTTCAGAAAGCATTCTCGGTGGCAAAGCGAGTCAGAACAGAAACCGATATCGGCGGCAATGCTGTGTCGGTGGCATTTGCTGCCTGTACGCTGGCAAAACAAATTTTTGAATCGATGAGTAAAGCGAGCGTGCTGCTCATCGGTGCCGGTGAGACTACTGAACTGGTCGCTCGCCATATGGTAGAACACGGCTGCCGAAAGATTATTATCGCCAACCGCACCCTGGAACGGGCGCAGACGCTGGCCGATGAATTTGGTGCAGAGGTGATCAGCCTGCCGGAGATCCCGGAGCATATTCATCGGGCGGATATCGTGATCAGCGCCACCGCCAGCCCGCTGCCTATCGTCGGCAAGGGAATGGTTGAAAAGGCGCTGAAAATGCGTCGCCATCAGCCAATGTTGCTGGTGGATATTGCCGTGCCGAGGGATGTTGAACCTGAGGTGGGTGAGCTGGAAGATGCTTATCTGTATTCGGTGGATGATTTGCAGAGTATTGTGGAACGGAACCGCGAGCAGCGAAAAGTGGCGGCGATTCAGGCTGAGGCGATTGTCAGTGAGGAAAGTGCAGCGTTTATGCACTGGCTGCGTTCACTGGAAGCGGTCGACAGTATCCGCCAATATCGTTGTTATGCTGATGAAGTGAAGCATGACCTGCTGAGCCGAAGCCTGCAGGCGCTGGCGAACGGCAGTTCTCCGGAAAAAGTCCTGACAGAGCTCAGCAACCGGCTGACGAATAAACTGATCCACGCGCCGACCAAGGCAATGCAGCAGGCTGCGCAAGACGGTGAACCGGAAAAACTGGCTGTGATCCGTGAAACCCTGGGGCTGGATGGCCTCAAAGAGTAA
- the prfA gene encoding peptide chain release factor 1, producing the protein MKPSILAKLESLVERHEEVQHLLGDAAIIADQDKFRALSREYSQLEEVSTCFRAYQQAQSDLATAEEMAGEDDPELREMAQDEIKQAKSDIERLEDELQVLLLPKDPNDERNCFIEIRAGAGGDEAGIFAGDLFRMYSKFAESRRWRVEVMSSNPAEHGGYKEMIAKVSGEGAYGVLKFESGGHRVQRVPATESQGRVHTSACTVAILPEIPEAEIPEINAGDLKIDTFRASGAGGQHVNTTDSAIRITHLPTGIVVECQDERSQHKNKAKAMSVLAARIIKAEEEKRHAEEASTRRNLLGSGDRSDRIRTYNYPQGRVSDHRINLTLYRLNEVMEGELNSLIDPVLQEHQADLLAAMADQN; encoded by the coding sequence ATGAAACCGTCCATTTTAGCGAAATTAGAATCCCTGGTTGAACGCCATGAGGAAGTGCAGCATTTGCTGGGTGATGCTGCAATCATTGCTGACCAGGATAAATTCCGTGCTTTGTCCCGGGAATATTCGCAGCTTGAGGAAGTGAGTACATGCTTCCGTGCCTACCAGCAGGCACAGTCAGATTTGGCCACAGCCGAAGAAATGGCGGGAGAGGATGACCCGGAATTGCGCGAAATGGCGCAGGATGAAATCAAGCAGGCTAAAAGCGATATCGAACGTCTGGAAGATGAGCTGCAGGTTCTGTTGCTGCCGAAAGATCCGAATGATGAGCGCAACTGCTTTATTGAAATCCGTGCCGGTGCCGGCGGTGATGAAGCCGGTATCTTTGCCGGTGACCTGTTCCGCATGTACAGCAAATTTGCTGAAAGCCGCCGCTGGCGGGTTGAGGTGATGAGTTCCAACCCGGCTGAACATGGCGGTTATAAAGAGATGATCGCCAAAGTCAGCGGAGAAGGGGCATACGGCGTCCTGAAATTTGAGTCTGGCGGCCACCGTGTTCAGCGGGTGCCAGCGACTGAATCTCAGGGGCGGGTCCATACCTCTGCCTGTACCGTGGCGATTCTGCCTGAAATTCCTGAAGCGGAAATTCCGGAGATCAATGCCGGGGATCTGAAAATCGATACTTTCCGCGCATCCGGTGCCGGTGGTCAGCACGTTAACACCACAGACTCTGCTATTCGGATTACTCACTTACCAACAGGCATTGTGGTTGAGTGTCAGGACGAGCGTTCCCAGCACAAAAACAAAGCCAAGGCGATGTCTGTTCTGGCCGCCCGTATTATCAAAGCCGAGGAAGAAAAGCGTCATGCTGAAGAAGCCAGCACGCGCCGAAATCTGCTGGGCTCGGGTGACCGTTCCGACCGTATCCGGACCTACAACTACCCGCAGGGCCGGGTCTCGGATCACCGGATTAACCTGACGCTTTACCGTCTGAATGAAGTGATGGAAGGCGAGCTGAACAGTCTGATTGATCCTGTCCTGCAGGAACACCAGGCTGATTTGCTGGCAGCCATGGCTGATCAAAACTGA
- the prmC gene encoding peptide chain release factor N(5)-glutamine methyltransferase: MNPSIDSALKQAVAQLSASGSDSPQIDAAVLLCHVLGKPRSYLLTWPEKALSDAESDAFSALLARRQTGEPVAYIVGEREFWSLPFKVASHTLIPRPDTERLVEVALEKIPAGSAVLDLGTGTGAIALSLASERPDCRFTGIDVRPDAAVLAEENRQRLQISNARILCGSWFSPLSEDERFAVIVSNPPYIDEADLHLSQGDVRFEPRTALVAEEAGLADIRHICEQSRRFLTPGGWLLLEHGYQQGEAVRNIFEQLGYQEVMTVQDYAGLDRVSLGCWSV, from the coding sequence ATGAACCCTTCGATTGACTCTGCCCTGAAGCAGGCTGTGGCTCAATTGTCCGCTTCAGGCTCAGACAGTCCGCAAATTGATGCGGCGGTTTTGCTGTGTCATGTGCTTGGCAAGCCCCGCAGTTATCTGCTGACCTGGCCAGAAAAAGCGCTGTCGGATGCAGAGTCGGATGCATTTTCAGCGCTGCTGGCCCGTCGTCAGACCGGAGAGCCGGTCGCTTACATTGTCGGCGAACGTGAGTTCTGGTCGCTGCCATTCAAAGTTGCATCTCATACGCTTATCCCACGCCCGGATACAGAGCGGCTGGTCGAAGTTGCGCTGGAAAAAATTCCTGCAGGCTCCGCCGTGCTTGATCTGGGCACCGGCACAGGCGCGATTGCGCTGTCTCTGGCCTCTGAACGGCCCGATTGCCGCTTCACCGGGATTGATGTCCGGCCGGATGCGGCTGTGCTGGCAGAAGAAAACCGCCAGCGTCTGCAAATCAGTAATGCCCGGATTCTTTGCGGAAGCTGGTTCAGCCCGTTATCTGAGGATGAGCGTTTTGCGGTCATTGTCAGCAATCCGCCTTATATTGACGAAGCGGATCTGCACCTGAGTCAGGGAGACGTCCGTTTTGAACCCCGGACGGCGCTGGTGGCAGAAGAGGCGGGTCTGGCGGATATTCGTCATATCTGCGAACAAAGCAGAAGGTTTTTGACGCCGGGGGGCTGGTTATTGCTGGAGCATGGCTATCAGCAAGGCGAAGCCGTCCGGAATATTTTTGAACAACTCGGTTATCAGGAAGTGATGACCGTTCAGGATTATGCGGGCCTGGACAGAGTAAGCTTAGGCTGCTGGTCTGTCTGA
- a CDS encoding SirB2 family protein: MYIALKHFHLTIIALSALLFVVRFGLMMADSPLLQKKVLKVTPHVVDTFLLLSGIALILYTGFIPFTAGASWLTEKLTCVLAYIALGFFALKYGKNKVFKTFAFLGALGWLAMAGKLAVTKLPLLG, from the coding sequence ATGTACATAGCACTGAAACATTTTCATTTAACGATTATCGCGCTGAGCGCTCTGCTGTTTGTCGTCCGTTTTGGCCTGATGATGGCAGATTCACCGTTGCTGCAGAAAAAAGTCCTGAAAGTGACTCCACATGTGGTGGATACCTTTCTGCTGCTGAGCGGTATTGCGCTGATCCTGTACACTGGCTTTATTCCGTTCACTGCGGGTGCGAGTTGGCTGACTGAAAAACTGACCTGCGTGCTGGCCTATATAGCACTGGGTTTCTTTGCCCTGAAATATGGCAAAAATAAGGTCTTCAAGACTTTCGCATTCCTGGGAGCCCTGGGCTGGTTAGCAATGGCCGGGAAGCTGGCTGTGACAAAACTGCCATTGCTGGGGTAA
- a CDS encoding SirB1 family protein, with protein sequence MQFNDESRDYEAVTLVEGAIDLMMDLEPGFPAQWVRLQLAKLVKEAEAALMSETNPHLRLEGLIRLFYREWGFSGDRNQYYAAENAYLDKVLERRKGIPVSLGAVFMYIAQHLELPVSGVAFPTQYILRVDWPDADTQFINPFDGEFVSQKTLGAWLKGHKGPLAPWRDSYLTATSHTDVLARWLTVLKSALLREEQYADALRCSDLALLLRPGDPHEIRDRGYIYQQLECSHAAAMDYTYFIEQCPEDPAAELLKLQVKVLSAQTQVLH encoded by the coding sequence ATGCAGTTCAACGATGAAAGCCGAGATTACGAAGCGGTGACCCTGGTCGAAGGTGCAATTGATCTGATGATGGATCTGGAACCCGGATTTCCTGCGCAATGGGTACGGTTGCAGCTCGCCAAGTTGGTGAAAGAAGCTGAAGCGGCCCTGATGTCTGAAACGAATCCGCATTTGCGTCTGGAAGGCTTGATCCGCCTGTTTTACCGAGAATGGGGATTCAGCGGCGATCGCAACCAGTACTATGCGGCCGAAAACGCATATCTGGATAAGGTACTGGAGCGACGCAAAGGGATCCCGGTGAGCCTGGGTGCCGTCTTCATGTACATTGCCCAGCATCTTGAATTGCCGGTTTCCGGCGTCGCTTTTCCAACCCAATATATCCTGCGCGTTGACTGGCCGGATGCCGACACCCAGTTTATCAATCCTTTTGATGGTGAGTTTGTCAGTCAGAAAACGCTGGGGGCCTGGCTGAAAGGCCATAAAGGTCCGCTGGCACCGTGGCGGGACAGTTATCTCACGGCTACGAGCCATACCGATGTGCTGGCCCGCTGGCTGACTGTGCTGAAAAGTGCCCTCTTAAGAGAAGAACAGTATGCCGACGCACTGCGTTGCAGCGATCTGGCTTTACTGTTACGTCCGGGGGATCCGCATGAAATCCGCGACCGGGGCTATATTTATCAGCAACTGGAATGCAGTCATGCGGCCGCAATGGACTATACCTATTTCATTGAACAGTGCCCGGAAGACCCGGCTGCCGAGCTGCTGAAGCTGCAGGTGAAAGTCCTGAGTGCACAGACGCAGGTGCTGCACTGA
- the kdsA gene encoding 3-deoxy-8-phosphooctulonate synthase gives MQQKVVRIGDIEVANDKAFVLFGGMNVLESRDLAMQICEHYVKVTEKLGIPYVFKASFDKANRSSVHSYRGPGMEEGLKIFQELKDTFGVKIITDIHEQYQCQPVSEVVDVIQLPAFLARQTDLVEAMAKTGAVINVKKPQFMSPGQVGNIVEKFAECNNDQIILCERGALHGYDNLVVDMLGFDVMKQASKGSPIIFDVTHALQCRDPLGAASGGRREQTVTLARAGMAAGIAGLFMEAHPNPNEARCDGPSAFPLDKLEPFLNQIKQLDDLVKSFEPIDIQ, from the coding sequence ATGCAACAGAAAGTGGTTCGTATTGGTGACATTGAGGTCGCTAACGATAAAGCCTTTGTGCTGTTTGGTGGTATGAACGTTCTGGAATCGCGTGATCTGGCGATGCAGATCTGTGAGCACTACGTCAAAGTCACTGAAAAGCTGGGCATTCCTTATGTGTTCAAGGCTTCCTTCGACAAGGCAAACCGTTCTTCGGTTCATTCTTACCGTGGTCCGGGAATGGAAGAAGGCCTGAAAATTTTTCAGGAACTGAAAGATACCTTCGGGGTGAAAATCATCACGGATATTCACGAGCAGTATCAGTGCCAGCCGGTGTCTGAAGTGGTAGATGTGATTCAGCTGCCTGCTTTCCTGGCGCGTCAGACCGATCTGGTTGAAGCGATGGCGAAAACCGGTGCCGTGATCAATGTGAAGAAACCACAGTTCATGAGCCCGGGTCAGGTGGGCAATATCGTCGAGAAGTTCGCTGAATGCAATAACGACCAGATCATTCTGTGTGAGCGCGGTGCGCTGCATGGCTACGATAACCTGGTTGTTGACATGCTGGGCTTTGATGTCATGAAACAGGCATCGAAGGGCAGCCCGATCATTTTCGACGTGACGCATGCACTGCAGTGCCGTGATCCGCTGGGCGCAGCATCTGGTGGTCGTCGTGAGCAAACCGTGACACTGGCGCGTGCCGGAATGGCAGCTGGGATTGCCGGTCTGTTTATGGAAGCGCACCCGAACCCGAATGAAGCGCGTTGTGATGGTCCGTCAGCCTTCCCGCTGGATAAGCTGGAACCATTCCTGAACCAGATCAAACAGCTGGATGACCTGGTGAAGAGCTTCGAGCCGATCGATATCCAGTAA
- a CDS encoding methyl-accepting chemotaxis protein, translating to MKLTLKQKLIGASLSAVVVMATALTWLAANQLYQQTQNSIFSRADSLSKTATKGISDWISIRRSVTSAVKPYVQTSDPVPFLQQARNAGGFDEIYFGTPAGEMFRSYPERNRAGYDPRQRPWYIDAQSANKPIITTAYRDAVTNALLVTLAEPVKQNGQLIAVIGSDVLIDQLISDVISLDAGKNAYAMLINTQDNTFLAHHDQGLLLKPVNGYSQDLSMSDIQQAVNRGTIISESINGADKLLYFAEVPGTPWILGLEMDKTTEEASQSQLLTRLIITSIIITLIVLAAVAWLVGFLFRDLGRVSDALAEIATGEGDLTQRLEPRSDDEVGQLAHNFNRFVGNMHGMVTRLRDVSQSLSSQAHQTASQAEERSTRIRHQQDEINMVATAINEMAAATQEIAGNADNTARTSTETVKAAEHGAEQVEQSQSSTTSLAGEVETATDVISELNHHAQSITTILSTIQNIAEQTNLLALNAAIEAARAGEQGRGFAVVADEVRVLSQRTHASTQEIQQMIETLQQTTGRAVGIMGDSRRLAETSVDDANSASASLIQIISAITNISDMATQIASAAEEQSSVTSEITRNTEGIRDVSNELALEAGEAAQQAAQLSELSHELQQEISRFKL from the coding sequence ATGAAACTGACCCTAAAGCAAAAACTCATAGGTGCCAGCTTATCTGCCGTCGTGGTTATGGCAACCGCGCTGACATGGCTGGCTGCGAATCAACTTTATCAACAAACTCAAAACAGTATTTTCAGCCGCGCTGACAGCCTGAGCAAAACTGCGACCAAAGGGATCAGTGACTGGATCAGCATTCGCCGCAGCGTCACCAGTGCCGTCAAACCTTATGTACAAACCTCTGATCCAGTGCCTTTCCTGCAACAGGCGCGCAACGCCGGTGGTTTTGACGAAATTTATTTTGGTACGCCGGCCGGAGAAATGTTCCGTTCTTATCCGGAGCGTAACCGTGCAGGCTATGACCCGCGCCAGCGTCCCTGGTACATTGATGCCCAGTCCGCAAACAAACCAATCATCACCACGGCCTACCGTGATGCGGTGACCAATGCCTTGCTGGTCACCCTGGCTGAGCCGGTGAAGCAGAACGGTCAGCTGATTGCGGTGATCGGCTCTGACGTGCTGATTGATCAGCTCATCTCTGATGTGATCAGTCTGGATGCGGGCAAAAATGCTTACGCCATGCTGATTAACACACAGGACAATACCTTCCTGGCTCACCATGATCAGGGGCTGCTGCTGAAACCGGTCAACGGTTACAGCCAGGACCTGAGCATGAGTGACATCCAGCAGGCGGTCAACCGCGGCACTATTATCAGCGAATCCATCAATGGCGCAGACAAGCTGCTTTATTTTGCCGAAGTTCCCGGCACCCCGTGGATCCTGGGCCTGGAAATGGACAAGACCACGGAAGAAGCCAGCCAAAGCCAGCTTCTGACTCGCCTGATCATCACCTCAATCATCATTACACTGATTGTCCTGGCAGCCGTTGCCTGGCTGGTCGGGTTCCTGTTCCGCGATCTGGGCCGAGTCTCTGATGCACTGGCTGAAATTGCGACCGGTGAAGGCGATCTGACGCAACGCCTGGAACCACGCAGCGATGATGAAGTGGGCCAACTGGCACATAACTTCAACCGCTTTGTGGGCAACATGCACGGCATGGTCACCCGCCTGCGGGATGTTTCCCAGTCGCTGAGTTCTCAGGCGCATCAGACAGCTTCTCAGGCTGAAGAGCGCAGCACCCGGATTCGTCATCAGCAGGATGAGATCAACATGGTCGCCACGGCTATCAATGAGATGGCTGCTGCAACCCAGGAAATTGCCGGTAACGCCGACAACACCGCCCGCACATCGACCGAAACGGTCAAAGCGGCTGAACATGGTGCCGAGCAGGTTGAACAAAGCCAGTCTTCAACCACCAGCCTTGCCGGTGAAGTGGAAACCGCGACGGATGTCATCAGTGAACTGAATCATCATGCGCAAAGCATTACCACCATTCTGTCGACCATTCAGAACATTGCTGAGCAAACCAACCTGCTGGCGCTGAATGCTGCGATTGAAGCGGCCCGTGCCGGTGAGCAGGGTCGTGGTTTTGCCGTGGTTGCCGATGAGGTCCGTGTCCTGAGTCAGCGCACGCATGCTTCGACGCAGGAAATTCAGCAGATGATCGAAACGCTGCAGCAGACCACTGGCCGTGCCGTCGGTATTATGGGCGACAGCCGTCGTCTGGCAGAAACCAGTGTGGATGATGCCAATTCGGCATCTGCCAGCCTGATTCAGATTATTTCAGCGATCACCAACATCAGCGATATGGCGACCCAGATTGCGTCGGCGGCGGAAGAGCAGTCTTCGGTCACCTCTGAAATCACCCGCAATACGGAAGGCATTCGCGACGTGTCAAACGAACTGGCTCTGGAAGCCGGTGAAGCTGCACAACAGGCGGCTCAGCTGTCTGAACTGTCACACGAACTGCAACAGGAAATCAGCCGCTTTAAGCTGTGA
- a CDS encoding Na+/H+ antiporter NhaC family protein — protein MSHDSTQHPSETIAPSALALLPLAVFLALFIGVGSYLTWQGVDFAFYQLPAPVAALPAVLVGILLSKDRLNQSIEQFMRGVGHSDIIAMCMIYLLAGAFAAVAKATGGVDATVNLGLSLLPSSLILPGIFVIAAFIATAMGTSMGTIAAVAPVALGIAETAGLDKALTAGVVLSGAMFGDNLSIISDTTIAATRSQGCAMRDKFRENIAIALPAAIAAILLFLFESTPTQAPAVTSIEWLKVLPYITILVLAVAGLNVFVVLSLGLILAGGVGLLSVPDYGLANWGQDIYAGFGNMQEIFLLSMLIGGMGELMRRQGGLAFLTRLINRLIGGFGRKEGEQSQKASELGIAGLVSLTNLCTANNTVAIIVAGGVARELAEQNGVTPRRSASLLDIFSCVIQGILPYGAQGLLLGSVFGLSPLTVVSHSYYCFFLAGSAVIAMLIKHQQRIAVTA, from the coding sequence ATGTCGCACGATTCAACACAACATCCTTCGGAAACCATAGCGCCCTCTGCTTTGGCGTTATTACCGCTTGCTGTCTTTCTGGCTCTGTTCATCGGGGTGGGGAGCTATCTGACCTGGCAGGGCGTCGACTTTGCTTTTTATCAGTTACCGGCACCTGTCGCTGCCTTACCTGCAGTGCTGGTGGGCATTCTGCTGAGTAAAGACCGGCTGAATCAGAGCATCGAACAGTTCATGCGGGGTGTCGGCCACAGCGACATTATTGCAATGTGCATGATCTACCTGCTTGCCGGTGCCTTTGCGGCCGTCGCGAAAGCAACCGGGGGTGTGGATGCCACGGTTAATCTTGGTTTGTCGTTGTTACCATCCAGCCTGATTCTGCCGGGTATTTTCGTGATCGCAGCATTTATTGCGACCGCTATGGGGACATCCATGGGCACGATCGCTGCCGTCGCGCCGGTTGCTCTGGGAATTGCAGAAACTGCGGGCCTGGATAAAGCACTGACTGCCGGGGTTGTTCTGAGCGGCGCCATGTTTGGCGATAACCTGTCGATCATTTCAGATACCACCATTGCGGCAACCCGTTCTCAGGGATGTGCGATGCGCGATAAATTCCGTGAGAACATTGCGATTGCGTTACCGGCCGCGATTGCCGCGATCCTGCTGTTTCTGTTTGAATCGACCCCGACGCAAGCGCCTGCAGTGACCAGCATTGAATGGCTGAAAGTATTGCCGTATATCACGATTCTGGTTCTGGCCGTGGCCGGTCTGAATGTATTTGTTGTTCTCAGTCTCGGGCTCATTCTGGCAGGTGGTGTCGGTTTGCTGTCTGTGCCTGACTATGGTCTGGCGAACTGGGGACAGGATATCTATGCCGGATTCGGCAACATGCAGGAAATTTTCCTGCTCTCTATGCTGATTGGCGGCATGGGTGAGCTGATGCGCCGCCAGGGCGGACTGGCTTTCCTGACCCGGCTGATCAACCGGCTGATTGGCGGCTTTGGCCGTAAGGAAGGGGAGCAGTCACAGAAGGCCAGTGAGCTGGGGATTGCCGGTCTGGTGAGCCTGACGAATCTGTGTACGGCCAATAATACCGTGGCCATTATCGTCGCCGGTGGTGTGGCCCGTGAACTTGCTGAACAAAATGGTGTGACACCGCGTCGTTCGGCCAGCCTGCTGGATATTTTCTCCTGTGTAATTCAGGGAATCCTGCCTTATGGCGCGCAGGGTCTTTTGCTGGGTTCAGTTTTCGGCTTATCCCCGCTGACTGTGGTCAGTCATTCTTATTACTGTTTCTTCCTGGCGGGCAGTGCGGTGATCGCTATGCTGATTAAGCATCAGCAGCGGATAGCCGTCACGGCATAA